DNA from Streptomyces sp. NBC_01260:
ATTCCTTACGGGTGGGGCGGGCAGGACCGGTCCCATGATCGTGCCGACGTCCCCCACCACGACACCGGATTACCGGAGACGGCGGCGGCGGGGGCGGGACAGGGAGGGTCCGCGCGACCCGCCCTCCGGATCCAGCCGGTCCGATGCCGACCGCAGCGTGGTCGTCGCCCCGCCGGTCCGATCCGCACGCCGCGACGACTTGAGCGCAACCCCCGGGTTGCTCCCGAGGCGCTCACGTGCAACTCTGGAGTTGCACCACATAGCGGCATCCATTGACGGAACTCAAGGAGTCATCCCATGAGCGAGGACCGGATCGAACGCGAAACCCTGATCGAGGCGCCCCTTGACCGGGTCTGGTCACTGGTGGCGCAACCCGGGTTCTGGGTGGCCGACAAGGCCTCCCTGCCGGGCACCGTGGCCAGGGAAGGTGAGTCACTGGTGGCGAAGAACTCCGAGCACGGCGACTTCCCCGTACGGGTGGAGAAGGTCGAGCCGCCGACGTATCTGGCGTACCGCTGGACCAGCGCGTTCCCCGGGGAGGAACTGCGCGAGGACAACAGCACCCTGGTGGAGTTCACCCTGACGCCGGAGGGCGAGAAGACGCGGCTGCGCGTCATCGAGAGCGGATTCGGGGCGCTTGCCGGGTCCGAGGAGCTGCGCGGTCAGAATCTCAAGGACCACACCGAGGGCTGGCCGCAGGAGCTCGACGCGCTCAAGAAGCGCGCCGAACAGCCATCCGCGTGACGGAGGGAAGCCCCGACGCCGCCGAGGCCGTCGACAGCGTCCTCGGCGCGCTGGCCGACCCGACGCGGCGCAGGCTGCTCGATCTGCTCGCGGCCCAGGGCGAGGCCACCGCGACGTCGCTCGCCGGACAGCTCCCCGTCTCACGCCAGGCGGTGGTCAAACACCTCACCGTGCTGGACGCCGCCGGACTGGTGTCCGGGGGCCGGGTAGGTCGCGAGGTGCGGTACTCGGTGCAGCCCGCCGCACTGAACGCGACGGCCCGGTGGATGGCCGGGCTGGCAGCCGACTGGGACCGGCGGCTGGCGAACATCAAGCGCGTCGCCGAGGCGGCCGAGCGGGATTCGCACTGACACCCCGC
Protein-coding regions in this window:
- a CDS encoding SRPBCC domain-containing protein, which gives rise to MSEDRIERETLIEAPLDRVWSLVAQPGFWVADKASLPGTVAREGESLVAKNSEHGDFPVRVEKVEPPTYLAYRWTSAFPGEELREDNSTLVEFTLTPEGEKTRLRVIESGFGALAGSEELRGQNLKDHTEGWPQELDALKKRAEQPSA
- a CDS encoding ArsR/SmtB family transcription factor, with product MTEGSPDAAEAVDSVLGALADPTRRRLLDLLAAQGEATATSLAGQLPVSRQAVVKHLTVLDAAGLVSGGRVGREVRYSVQPAALNATARWMAGLAADWDRRLANIKRVAEAAERDSH